From Anopheles arabiensis isolate DONGOLA chromosome 3, AaraD3, whole genome shotgun sequence, a single genomic window includes:
- the LOC120900931 gene encoding mucin-12 isoform X4, translating to MRVVIPSSAAQQTFYRQPANIKQDATTTNRTQISTLPGARTVTQTASLTVSRPPPTIPPTTVSYHVSNRVSATPVVAANLQATSRATINGPIRITTPPIQGATQGGGNTTTYVQRQAPTVVPSRSVTSSGTPTAATIISQSSSGATTTLVPNFQMSTPLFRAGGIGTGTGQTVTGAPRARVVTQTTLSTNHHQVAGVAGSTGGGAAGGGGGGSAVGNSGGASGAAQQAVAISSAGGGGGGGGASAVASSGGGSGGGQSQAFVATLSAVLQGPRQVSTLLYTNNSNAQQYTIGPNQQRLALTTTLSPQRPQATVTTGIRPTIQRLPTSGIRVSTGSLNFRSPVLASTTVLTTIASSTGTVGTVTNSQQQQQQQQQQQQQQQQQQLQQRTVTATGGPGGATAISNAIPARIIQVQNPPSGATGTAQIVNRLQTNLVNIQPLIVSNSRLPQSALQPGITIAQVGKLTQVATAGSGGDSGGSGSGNAGGNSGTTTLQTATGQQIVVSTGGAGPGGGGGGSPATAIIAGNLITANHPGAGGNAGGAQTTHQGQITQIVNVNTGQPTVVSAAVSSGQQQQIVTVSQAGGGSATTGTVIPLPLALTSARNVGGGGSNAHSPLSIVTGGIVRTAGGATGAGGVSGSSTSIASVLPIAKVTPQQQQTLVSMDSGSSGGGVTQHYSVASSGGVSGGPSLYIQTRPGGPGLAGAVAGKAVSGATGATLSVVSSGSSGGGAAGTGGSAASATTFLPTSTFYYERLTSSPATSAPSSTAAVTISSTGIPVSSATFVQAVAASSSSSTITTASAISGPVFSIPASSSVINSSGGGGGGGNTTVVTVAAAGNPTLAPYGSTGSFAIVQASPAGSGVGARTATLATGPIHGIVPASVQTGAGSGTTANIVSVSQPTTGGASSTTTQIVPIRFHSQMVVDSSGQTQQIIVSSGGGGNAGSGGGPTNIVPIIPVGTSGATAVVTATTKQQSSQQDSPQSSILRKRTLVETAGGTIKATPVGKDLTAALMAVERERVREQQDAQHLILQQQQQQQQHHHLVTELRDLANASPLHHSRPPSTDGSTTVSATSSPGLDEQEEEELRAQAYANRASNAISGDGHFKPVQDEHHFLQQQQQQQQQHHREILSLHCTESFPTNLGTSTTLSVVPIPNHNISLVSIGGGSAAGNASNGAGGSYEQSPRKKARKQLLLPMTDGHHHHHHLPLKSNSSSSSSSSSSSVMTNSSTSSAGTVGGGSQQYLNAGGGAPDDERMDTSASGLVVLGNVPTGGSTPGSNSSSLGHHHANANKHSGSSMNNSMHNSNNVRMDPPSGSVSGAPGGPNNTISVVTARQNVALRKPNNLSLLQSYKQTWKSANNHFQRYTDVKQREERRPTVMDIASQSHILQKLNGWKIYHLSAQIEDLCDLESQAYGELGQMLRAMENGNSSSSTSSSSSSSGNGSSTPTKPSAEVERINELLKGNMQRSKIIIDGINDARTQIMKIFKHKPHVSDIILRCASKRNFKKREKT from the exons ATGCGTGTCGTAATTCCGAGCAGTGCCGCGCAGCAAACCTTCTACCGGCAGCCGGCCAACATCAAGCAAG atgcgacgacgacgaaccgCACGCAGATCAGCACTCTGCCGGGGGCGCGCACCGTCACCCAGACGGCCTCGCTGACGGTTTCGCGGCCTCCACCGACCATCCCGCCGACCACCGTGTCCTATCACGTGTCGAACCGCGTCTCGGCCACGCCGGTCGTGGCGGCCAACCTGCAGGCCACGAGCCGGGCCACCATTAACGGGCCGATTCGCATCACGACGCCCCCGATACAGGGGGCCACCCAGGGCGGCGGCAACACGACCACGTACGTGCAGCGACAAGCACCGACGGTCGTGCCGTCGCGCAGCGTCACCTCGTCCGGCACGCCCACGGCCGCTACGATCATTTCgcagagcagcagcggcgCCACGACGACACTCGTGCCCAACTTCCAGATGTCGACGCCGCTGTTCCGGGCGGGCGGCATCGGGACGGGGACGGGCCAGACGGTGACCGGTGCACCGCGGGCGCGCGTCGTCACGCAAACGACCCTGTCCACCAATCACCACCAGGTGGCGGGAGTGGCCGGCAGCACGGGCGGAGGTGCAGCAGGCGGGGGCGGTGGTGGATCCGCCGTCGGCAACAGTGGAGGAGCGTCGGGGGCGGCGCAGCAAGCGGTCGCAATCAGCtcggccggtggtggtggtggcggaggtGGCGCAAGTGCAGTAGCCTCGAGCGGAGGTGGATCCGGCGGCGGGCAATCGCAAGCATTCGTAGCGACACTGTCAGCGGTGCTGCAGGGCCCCCGACAAGTCTCGACGCTGCTCTACACGAACAATAGCAACGCACAGCAGTACACGATTGGGCCGAACCAGCAACGGTTGGCGCTGACCACAACCCTTTCGCCCCAGCGACCCCAGGCAACCGTTACGACCGGCATCCGGCCGACGATTCAGCGACTCCCGACCTCGGGCATACGCGTCAGCACGGGCAGCCTGAACTTCCGCTCCCCCGTGCTCGCTTCCACGACGGTGCTGACGACGATCGCTTCGAGCACGGGTACGGTGGGCACCGTTACCAAcagccaacagcagcaacagcagcagcaacagcaacagcaacagcagcaacaacagcagctccagcaacGCACCGTCACCGCGACGGGTGGTCCGGGCGGAGCGACGGCCATTTCGAACGCCATCCCGGCACGCATCATACAGGTGCAGAACCCACCGAGCGGTGCGACCGGCACGGCCCAGATCGTGAACCGGCTGCAGACGAATCTGGTCAACATACAGCCACTGATTGTGAGCAACAGCCGGCTGCCCCAGAGTGCCCTCCAGCCCGGCATCACGATCGCGCAGGTCGGGAAGCTAACGCAAGTCGCCACGGCTGGCAGTGGTGGGGATAGTGGTGGCTCGGGGTCGGGCAACGCGGGTGGTAACTCCGGGACGACAACGCTGCAAACCGCCACCGGACAGCAGATCGTCGTCAGCACGGGTGGTGCCGGTCcgggtggtggcggcggcggttcACCAGCGACGGCCATTATCGCTGGCAATCTCATCACGGCGAACCATCCGGGAGCGGGCGGGAATGCCGGTGGCGCTCAAACGACCCACCAGGGGCAGATAACGCAAATCGTGAACGTTAATACCGGCCAACCGACGGTGGTTTCGGCGGCCGTCAGTagcggacagcagcagcaaattgtCACCGTAAGCCAGGCAGGAGGAGGATCGGCAACGACCGGGACAGTTATTCCGTTGCCACTGGCGCTCACGAGCGCACGGAATGTTGGCGGCGGCGGTTCGAATGCGCACAGTCCGCTGAGTATCGTGACGGGTGGAATTGTGCGGACGGCGGGAGGTGCTACGGGAGCTGGCGGTGTTTCGGGCAGCTCGACCTCCATCGCGTCCGTGTTGCCGATTGCAAAAGTCACGccccagcaacaacaaacgctGGTTTCGATGGATTCTGGATCAAGTGGGGGTGGCGTTACGCAGCATTATTCCGTCGCGAGCAGTGGCGGCGTTTCCGGTGGACCTTCGCTGTACATTCAAACGCGTCCGGGGGGTCCAGGATTGGCTGGAGCTGTAGCAGGCAAAGCGGTGAGTGGAGCAACCGGTGCAACACTGAGCGTCGTTTCGTCGGGATCgtccggtggtggtgctgctggaacGGGTGGCTCCGCTGCCTCTGCAACCACCTTCCTCCCAACGTCAACGTTCTACTACGAGCGGCTAACGTCTTCGCCGGCCACCAGCGCACCCTCCTCGACCGCGGCCGTAACCATCTCGTCCACCGGCATCCCGGTATCGTCCGCCACATTCGTGCAGGCCGTAGCCGCGTCCTCTTCGTCCTCCACTATCACGACAGCGAGTGCAATCAGTGGACCAGTTTTCTCCATTCCCGCTTCGTCGAGTGTCATCAAcagcagtggtggtggcggtggtggtggcaataCAACCGTCGTcactgtggctgctgctggcaatCCAACCCTAGCGCCGTACGGCAGCACCGGCTCGTTTGCGATCGTGCAAGCTTCCCCGGCCGGGTCGGGCGTTGGTGCTCGCACAGCCACCCTGGCCACTGGGCCAATCCACGGAATTGTGCCCGCGTCCGTACAAACCGGTGCTGGCAGTGGCACCACCGCTAACATTGTGTCCGTATCGCAACCAACGACCGGGGGCGCATCCTCCACCACGACGCAGATCGTGCCCATACGGTTCCACTCCCAGATGGTCGTGGATAGCAGTGGGCAGACACAACAGATCATTGTTTcgagcggtggcggtggtaacGCTGGTTCTGGAGGCGGTCCGACCAACATTGTGCCGATCATTCCCGTCGGCACGAGTGGTGCAACGGCCGTCGTTACCGCGACGACAAAGCAACAATCCTCCCAGCAGGATTCACCGCAATCGAGCATTCTGCGCAAGCGGACACTCGTGGAGACGGCGGGCGGCACAATCAAGGCGACACCCGTCGGAAAGGATCTAACCGCAGCACTGATGGCAGTGGAGCGAGAACGTGTGCGGGAGCAGCAGGACGCCCAGCATCTCAttctacaacagcagcagcagcagcagcaacaccaccacttGGTGACGGAATTGCGAGACTTGGCCAATGCGTCACCATTGCACCATTCGCGGCCACCATCGACCGACGgctcgacgacggtcagcgcGACCTCCAGCCCCGGTCTGgacgagcaggaggaggaagagctgCGTGCGCAAGCATACGCAAACCGGGCCAGCAATGCCATATCGGGTGACGGCCACTTTAAACCCGTCCAGGATGAGCATCacttcctgcagcagcagcagcaacagcagcagcaacaccatcgGGAAATTCTCTCCCTCCACTGTACGGAAAGCTTCCCAACTAATCTCGGCACCAGCACAACGCTGTCGGTGGTTCCGATACCGAATCACAACATCTCGCTGGTGTCGATCGGTGGTGGCAGTGCCGCCGGTAACGCTAGCAACGGTGCAGGAGGAAGCTACGAGCAGTCGCCTCGGAAGAAGGCACGCAAACAGCTgctcctgccgatgacggacgggcaccatcatcatcatcacctgcCGTTGAAATCGAACtcgtcttcctcctcctcgtcgtcgtcctcctccgtCATGACAAACTCGTCCACCTCGTCGGCGGGAACTGTCGGAGGCGGATCGCAGCAGTATCTGAATGCGGGTGGCGGAGCGCCGGACGACGAGCGGATGGACACGAGTGCCAGTGGATTGGTGGTGCTGGGCAATGTTCCGACGGGTGGATCTACGCCCGGAAGCAATTCCTCCAGCCTCGGCCACCATCACGCGAATGCGAACAAGCACAGCGGCTCGTCGATGAACAACAGCatgcacaacagcaacaacgttCGCATGGATCCACCGTCCGGGTCGGTATCCGGCGCGCCAGGCGGACCAAACAATACCATCTCGGTGGTGACGGCGCGACAAAACGTGGCGTTACGGAAGCCAAACAACCTTAGCTTATTGCAG TCTTACAAGCAAACGTGGAAATCGGCCAACAATCACTTCCAGCGGTACACCGACGTGAAGCAGCGGGAGGAACGGCGCCCCACGGTGATGGACATTGCCAGCCAGTCGCACATTCTGCAAAAGCTGAACGGCTGGAAGATTTATCATCTCAGCGCACAGATAGAGGATCTG TGCGATCTTGAATCTCAAGCCTACGGCGAGCTGGGGCAAATGTTACGTGCAATGGAGaatggcaacagcagcagcagtacaagcagcagtagcagtagcagtggcAATGGAAGCAGCACGCCGACCAAACCCTCGGCAGAAGTCGAACGCATCAATGAGCTGTTGAAG GGCAACATGCAGCGCAGTAAAATCATCATCGACGGTATCAATGATGCGCGCACACAGATAATGAaaattttcaaacacaaacCGCATGTGTCGGACATCATTTTAAGGTGCGCCTCGAAGCGGAACTTCAAGAAGCGGGAGAAAACGTAA
- the LOC120900931 gene encoding mucin-12 isoform X3, with translation MRVVIPSSAAQQTFYRQPANIKQVFPSTHLLADATTTNRTQISTLPGARTVTQTASLTVSRPPPTIPPTTVSYHVSNRVSATPVVAANLQATSRATINGPIRITTPPIQGATQGGGNTTTYVQRQAPTVVPSRSVTSSGTPTAATIISQSSSGATTTLVPNFQMSTPLFRAGGIGTGTGQTVTGAPRARVVTQTTLSTNHHQVAGVAGSTGGGAAGGGGGGSAVGNSGGASGAAQQAVAISSAGGGGGGGGASAVASSGGGSGGGQSQAFVATLSAVLQGPRQVSTLLYTNNSNAQQYTIGPNQQRLALTTTLSPQRPQATVTTGIRPTIQRLPTSGIRVSTGSLNFRSPVLASTTVLTTIASSTGTVGTVTNSQQQQQQQQQQQQQQQQQQLQQRTVTATGGPGGATAISNAIPARIIQVQNPPSGATGTAQIVNRLQTNLVNIQPLIVSNSRLPQSALQPGITIAQVGKLTQVATAGSGGDSGGSGSGNAGGNSGTTTLQTATGQQIVVSTGGAGPGGGGGGSPATAIIAGNLITANHPGAGGNAGGAQTTHQGQITQIVNVNTGQPTVVSAAVSSGQQQQIVTVSQAGGGSATTGTVIPLPLALTSARNVGGGGSNAHSPLSIVTGGIVRTAGGATGAGGVSGSSTSIASVLPIAKVTPQQQQTLVSMDSGSSGGGVTQHYSVASSGGVSGGPSLYIQTRPGGPGLAGAVAGKAVSGATGATLSVVSSGSSGGGAAGTGGSAASATTFLPTSTFYYERLTSSPATSAPSSTAAVTISSTGIPVSSATFVQAVAASSSSSTITTASAISGPVFSIPASSSVINSSGGGGGGGNTTVVTVAAAGNPTLAPYGSTGSFAIVQASPAGSGVGARTATLATGPIHGIVPASVQTGAGSGTTANIVSVSQPTTGGASSTTTQIVPIRFHSQMVVDSSGQTQQIIVSSGGGGNAGSGGGPTNIVPIIPVGTSGATAVVTATTKQQSSQQDSPQSSILRKRTLVETAGGTIKATPVGKDLTAALMAVERERVREQQDAQHLILQQQQQQQQHHHLVTELRDLANASPLHHSRPPSTDGSTTVSATSSPGLDEQEEEELRAQAYANRASNAISGDGHFKPVQDEHHFLQQQQQQQQQHHREILSLHCTESFPTNLGTSTTLSVVPIPNHNISLVSIGGGSAAGNASNGAGGSYEQSPRKKARKQLLLPMTDGHHHHHHLPLKSNSSSSSSSSSSSVMTNSSTSSAGTVGGGSQQYLNAGGGAPDDERMDTSASGLVVLGNVPTGGSTPGSNSSSLGHHHANANKHSGSSMNNSMHNSNNVRMDPPSGSVSGAPGGPNNTISVVTARQNVALRKPNNLSLLQSYKQTWKSANNHFQRYTDVKQREERRPTVMDIASQSHILQKLNGWKIYHLSAQIEDLCDLESQAYGELGQMLRAMENGNSSSSTSSSSSSSGNGSSTPTKPSAEVERINELLKGNMQRSKIIIDGINDARTQIMKIFKHKPHVSDIILRCASKRNFKKREKT, from the exons ATGCGTGTCGTAATTCCGAGCAGTGCCGCGCAGCAAACCTTCTACCGGCAGCCGGCCAACATCAAGCAAG TGTTCCCCTCCACCCATCTACTTGCAgatgcgacgacgacgaaccgCACGCAGATCAGCACTCTGCCGGGGGCGCGCACCGTCACCCAGACGGCCTCGCTGACGGTTTCGCGGCCTCCACCGACCATCCCGCCGACCACCGTGTCCTATCACGTGTCGAACCGCGTCTCGGCCACGCCGGTCGTGGCGGCCAACCTGCAGGCCACGAGCCGGGCCACCATTAACGGGCCGATTCGCATCACGACGCCCCCGATACAGGGGGCCACCCAGGGCGGCGGCAACACGACCACGTACGTGCAGCGACAAGCACCGACGGTCGTGCCGTCGCGCAGCGTCACCTCGTCCGGCACGCCCACGGCCGCTACGATCATTTCgcagagcagcagcggcgCCACGACGACACTCGTGCCCAACTTCCAGATGTCGACGCCGCTGTTCCGGGCGGGCGGCATCGGGACGGGGACGGGCCAGACGGTGACCGGTGCACCGCGGGCGCGCGTCGTCACGCAAACGACCCTGTCCACCAATCACCACCAGGTGGCGGGAGTGGCCGGCAGCACGGGCGGAGGTGCAGCAGGCGGGGGCGGTGGTGGATCCGCCGTCGGCAACAGTGGAGGAGCGTCGGGGGCGGCGCAGCAAGCGGTCGCAATCAGCtcggccggtggtggtggtggcggaggtGGCGCAAGTGCAGTAGCCTCGAGCGGAGGTGGATCCGGCGGCGGGCAATCGCAAGCATTCGTAGCGACACTGTCAGCGGTGCTGCAGGGCCCCCGACAAGTCTCGACGCTGCTCTACACGAACAATAGCAACGCACAGCAGTACACGATTGGGCCGAACCAGCAACGGTTGGCGCTGACCACAACCCTTTCGCCCCAGCGACCCCAGGCAACCGTTACGACCGGCATCCGGCCGACGATTCAGCGACTCCCGACCTCGGGCATACGCGTCAGCACGGGCAGCCTGAACTTCCGCTCCCCCGTGCTCGCTTCCACGACGGTGCTGACGACGATCGCTTCGAGCACGGGTACGGTGGGCACCGTTACCAAcagccaacagcagcaacagcagcagcaacagcaacagcaacagcagcaacaacagcagctccagcaacGCACCGTCACCGCGACGGGTGGTCCGGGCGGAGCGACGGCCATTTCGAACGCCATCCCGGCACGCATCATACAGGTGCAGAACCCACCGAGCGGTGCGACCGGCACGGCCCAGATCGTGAACCGGCTGCAGACGAATCTGGTCAACATACAGCCACTGATTGTGAGCAACAGCCGGCTGCCCCAGAGTGCCCTCCAGCCCGGCATCACGATCGCGCAGGTCGGGAAGCTAACGCAAGTCGCCACGGCTGGCAGTGGTGGGGATAGTGGTGGCTCGGGGTCGGGCAACGCGGGTGGTAACTCCGGGACGACAACGCTGCAAACCGCCACCGGACAGCAGATCGTCGTCAGCACGGGTGGTGCCGGTCcgggtggtggcggcggcggttcACCAGCGACGGCCATTATCGCTGGCAATCTCATCACGGCGAACCATCCGGGAGCGGGCGGGAATGCCGGTGGCGCTCAAACGACCCACCAGGGGCAGATAACGCAAATCGTGAACGTTAATACCGGCCAACCGACGGTGGTTTCGGCGGCCGTCAGTagcggacagcagcagcaaattgtCACCGTAAGCCAGGCAGGAGGAGGATCGGCAACGACCGGGACAGTTATTCCGTTGCCACTGGCGCTCACGAGCGCACGGAATGTTGGCGGCGGCGGTTCGAATGCGCACAGTCCGCTGAGTATCGTGACGGGTGGAATTGTGCGGACGGCGGGAGGTGCTACGGGAGCTGGCGGTGTTTCGGGCAGCTCGACCTCCATCGCGTCCGTGTTGCCGATTGCAAAAGTCACGccccagcaacaacaaacgctGGTTTCGATGGATTCTGGATCAAGTGGGGGTGGCGTTACGCAGCATTATTCCGTCGCGAGCAGTGGCGGCGTTTCCGGTGGACCTTCGCTGTACATTCAAACGCGTCCGGGGGGTCCAGGATTGGCTGGAGCTGTAGCAGGCAAAGCGGTGAGTGGAGCAACCGGTGCAACACTGAGCGTCGTTTCGTCGGGATCgtccggtggtggtgctgctggaacGGGTGGCTCCGCTGCCTCTGCAACCACCTTCCTCCCAACGTCAACGTTCTACTACGAGCGGCTAACGTCTTCGCCGGCCACCAGCGCACCCTCCTCGACCGCGGCCGTAACCATCTCGTCCACCGGCATCCCGGTATCGTCCGCCACATTCGTGCAGGCCGTAGCCGCGTCCTCTTCGTCCTCCACTATCACGACAGCGAGTGCAATCAGTGGACCAGTTTTCTCCATTCCCGCTTCGTCGAGTGTCATCAAcagcagtggtggtggcggtggtggtggcaataCAACCGTCGTcactgtggctgctgctggcaatCCAACCCTAGCGCCGTACGGCAGCACCGGCTCGTTTGCGATCGTGCAAGCTTCCCCGGCCGGGTCGGGCGTTGGTGCTCGCACAGCCACCCTGGCCACTGGGCCAATCCACGGAATTGTGCCCGCGTCCGTACAAACCGGTGCTGGCAGTGGCACCACCGCTAACATTGTGTCCGTATCGCAACCAACGACCGGGGGCGCATCCTCCACCACGACGCAGATCGTGCCCATACGGTTCCACTCCCAGATGGTCGTGGATAGCAGTGGGCAGACACAACAGATCATTGTTTcgagcggtggcggtggtaacGCTGGTTCTGGAGGCGGTCCGACCAACATTGTGCCGATCATTCCCGTCGGCACGAGTGGTGCAACGGCCGTCGTTACCGCGACGACAAAGCAACAATCCTCCCAGCAGGATTCACCGCAATCGAGCATTCTGCGCAAGCGGACACTCGTGGAGACGGCGGGCGGCACAATCAAGGCGACACCCGTCGGAAAGGATCTAACCGCAGCACTGATGGCAGTGGAGCGAGAACGTGTGCGGGAGCAGCAGGACGCCCAGCATCTCAttctacaacagcagcagcagcagcagcaacaccaccacttGGTGACGGAATTGCGAGACTTGGCCAATGCGTCACCATTGCACCATTCGCGGCCACCATCGACCGACGgctcgacgacggtcagcgcGACCTCCAGCCCCGGTCTGgacgagcaggaggaggaagagctgCGTGCGCAAGCATACGCAAACCGGGCCAGCAATGCCATATCGGGTGACGGCCACTTTAAACCCGTCCAGGATGAGCATCacttcctgcagcagcagcagcaacagcagcagcaacaccatcgGGAAATTCTCTCCCTCCACTGTACGGAAAGCTTCCCAACTAATCTCGGCACCAGCACAACGCTGTCGGTGGTTCCGATACCGAATCACAACATCTCGCTGGTGTCGATCGGTGGTGGCAGTGCCGCCGGTAACGCTAGCAACGGTGCAGGAGGAAGCTACGAGCAGTCGCCTCGGAAGAAGGCACGCAAACAGCTgctcctgccgatgacggacgggcaccatcatcatcatcacctgcCGTTGAAATCGAACtcgtcttcctcctcctcgtcgtcgtcctcctccgtCATGACAAACTCGTCCACCTCGTCGGCGGGAACTGTCGGAGGCGGATCGCAGCAGTATCTGAATGCGGGTGGCGGAGCGCCGGACGACGAGCGGATGGACACGAGTGCCAGTGGATTGGTGGTGCTGGGCAATGTTCCGACGGGTGGATCTACGCCCGGAAGCAATTCCTCCAGCCTCGGCCACCATCACGCGAATGCGAACAAGCACAGCGGCTCGTCGATGAACAACAGCatgcacaacagcaacaacgttCGCATGGATCCACCGTCCGGGTCGGTATCCGGCGCGCCAGGCGGACCAAACAATACCATCTCGGTGGTGACGGCGCGACAAAACGTGGCGTTACGGAAGCCAAACAACCTTAGCTTATTGCAG TCTTACAAGCAAACGTGGAAATCGGCCAACAATCACTTCCAGCGGTACACCGACGTGAAGCAGCGGGAGGAACGGCGCCCCACGGTGATGGACATTGCCAGCCAGTCGCACATTCTGCAAAAGCTGAACGGCTGGAAGATTTATCATCTCAGCGCACAGATAGAGGATCTG TGCGATCTTGAATCTCAAGCCTACGGCGAGCTGGGGCAAATGTTACGTGCAATGGAGaatggcaacagcagcagcagtacaagcagcagtagcagtagcagtggcAATGGAAGCAGCACGCCGACCAAACCCTCGGCAGAAGTCGAACGCATCAATGAGCTGTTGAAG GGCAACATGCAGCGCAGTAAAATCATCATCGACGGTATCAATGATGCGCGCACACAGATAATGAaaattttcaaacacaaacCGCATGTGTCGGACATCATTTTAAGGTGCGCCTCGAAGCGGAACTTCAAGAAGCGGGAGAAAACGTAA